CCACGATCGCGCTCGTCGCAAGTGCCTGCTTCTTAGTAGTAGCCGTCAGTTCGTTCCGCTTAAGTCCCACCGAGCAAGGCGTTGGTGGATTCAATCTCCTCGCCGAAAGTGCCGAGCCGATTCTGCCCGATCTGAACGACCCCGCTGCTCGCCAGGCAGCTATGGGAAAAGATGCTACGAAGTTAGCTGATTCCCTCGTGCTGCCCATGCGGATGCGCGGCGGCGACGATGCCAGTTGCCGCAACCTCTATCAGGCTATGCAGCCGCGCGTCCTCGGTGTGACGCCTGCCGTGATCAACCATTTCGACTTGCCCGATGTGACGAAGTTTATCTTCGCCGCTTCCGCTGCGAAAACACCGGCCGAACAAGCGAACCCTTGGCAGCTGCTTGCCCAGCCAGCCGCCGACGGCGAACCAGTGAATACCGTGCTCGACATGAACACCGCGCTTTACAGCTTGAAGTTGTACGGCGGCATTGGTCAGGAGTTTGAGCGCGACTATGGAGATGGCCCGCCGATCAAGTTCCGCGTCGTCGGCCTGCTGTCGAACAGTGTGCTGCAAGGGAGCCTGCTGATTGGCGAAGGCGATTTCAAACGTCTCTTCCCGCGAGTCAGCGGCTATCGATCGTTCCTCATTCGGACGCCCGCCGCGCAAGAACGAGAAATCGCCACGGTCCTGGAAGAGCGGTTCGGTGACGAAGGCTTCGACGTCACTCAGTCCAAAATCCGGCTGCAAGATCTGCTCGCCGTGCAGAACACCTACATCAGCACCTTTCAAGCCCTTGGCGCCCTCGGCTTACTGCTCGGCACATTCGGCCTCGCTGCGGTGCAACTGCGCAACGTGCTCGAGCGCCGCAAAGAACTAGCCATGCTTCGCGCCACCGGCTTTCGCGCCGCGCGCATCGCCGGCATGGTCATGCTCGAAAACCTGTTCCTCCTCTGCGGCGGCATCTTCACCGGCCTGCTCGCAGCCCTCCTTGCCGTGCTTCCTCACATGTTCCTCGGCGGCGCATCGCTCCCTTGGCGCGACCTGGCTATCATGATTTCCGCGATTCTAGTGATTGGTTCACTCGTCGGCCTGCTTGCCGTGCGTGCCACACTCAAAGCGCCGATCCTGGCAGCATTAAGAGGCGAGTAAACACAGGGTCGGGAGGTTTTTCGGGCTCGAAAAACCTCTTTGGCAAATCAATCGCGGTCCCGAAAATTCTCCTGACCAATTCGCGCAGATCAGCATTTCGGCAACGACCCGCTATCGATCAGCGCGAAATCGTAGCGCCACCGAACGTGGGTCAGGACAATGTTTCGGGCAAACCATCAATCTCCGGGCGCTGAGCCAGCGAGCCCGAAAAATGCCCCGACCCTGGTGAAGCTTACCGCCGTGGCTTATCCCGCCACGTATCTTCTTTAGGGGGCAGGCGGGCTTTGTCGGAAATGTCTTTGCGGCACCAGGCACCAGGCCAGCGAATGCACTTCACGGCGGTATAGGCTTGCAACTTCGCAGCAGCCAACGTGTTGCCGAGCGCGGTGACGGCGAGCACGCGGCCGCCGTTGGTCACCACTTTGTTATCGACCAGCGCGGTGCCCGAGTGGAACACCTTCACATCGGGCAATGCGCCCGCTTCGTCGAGGCCGCGAATCTGGCGTCCTTTTTCGTAGTCGCCGGGATAGCCTTCGCTGGCCATCACCACGCAGACAGCAGGGCGAGGATCCCACTTCAGCGGGCCCAGTTCGTCGAGCTTGCCGTCGATGGTCGCTTCAATCACATCGACCAGGTCGGTTTGCAGTCGCATTAGCAGTGGCTGACATTCGGGATCGCCCAAGCGCACGTTGTACTCCAGTACGCGCGGCCCTTGATTCGTCAGCATGATGCCCGCATAGAGCACGCCTTTGAACGGCTGCCGCGAGCGCTTCATCGCGTGGACGGTCGGCACCAGCATGTGCTCTTCGATCCAAGAGAGCATCCGATCGTCGACAATGTGTGCCGGGCAATACGCACCCATGCCGCCGGTGTTCGGTCCCTTGTCGCCGTCATAGGCAGGCTTGTGATCTTGCGCGGGAGGGAGCGTGACAATCGTCCGGCCATCAGTAAAGGCGAGCACGCTGGCCTCCTGACCATCGAGCCGATCTTCGATGATGAACTGCTTGCCGGCATCGCCGAACTCGCGCTTGCGGGCAATGCGGTCGATTGCATCGAGTGCATCGCGCCGCCGCTGACAAACAATCACCCCTTTGCCAGCTGCCAGGCCGTCGGCCTTTACCACGACCGGCACCGATTCGTCTTCCGACGGATAGCGGTCCAGAATGAATCGTTGCGCTGCTTCGGGGCTTTTAAAGACGTGAAAATCGGCCGAAGGAACGTCGGCATGCCGGAGCATCTCTTTGCAGAAGATCTTGCTCCCCTCCAACTGCGCCGCTGCCCGGCTGGGGCCAAACACCCGCAGCTTGGCCGCTTGAAAGGCATCGACCACACCTTCGACCAGCGGACCTTCCGGACCGACCACAGTCAGGTCGATCTTGGCCGTCTGCGCAAACTTGATTAGCCCGGGGATATCGTTGGCCGCAATCGCTACGTTTTCCCCTTCTTCCAAGGTCCCCGCATTGCCCGGCGCGATGAAGACCTGGGTCACGCGCGAACTCTGCCGCAGCTTCCACGCCAGCGCATGCTCGCGGCCTCCGTTGCCGATCACCAGTACTCTCATCGCACATCCCCCGTCCGTTCGATCTCGCCGCTGCGGTCCGCGCCCCGTTTGTTCGCACCATTCACTCCCTGAATATAAGAAAGAAGGCCCAGATTCGGTAGGGACCGGCCCCGAGCACTCCTCACCAAGAAAACTGGCTTGCGTCCCGACGTTCCATGCGAAATGATCAAGCTGCGACCGTGTCTTGCCACCACCGCGACTTTTTCCATGCCTCGCCCACCATCAGCGCCGAATAATGGACCGCGCTGGTCGCTGCGCTTGGCCGATCAGGGGACTGCTGCCGTCATACTGCTCGTCGCGCTCGGCTACATCGGCGTGCATTGGTGGCGGCATCAGCAGGCCGAATCGAGATTGGTCGATATCGATCGCACGCCGGTGCTGGTGGCCAAGTTTCAGATCGATATCAACGCTGCTGACTGGCCGGAGTTCGCCCTGCTGCCCGGCGTGGGCGAAGTCCTCGCCAAGCGCATTGTCGACGACCGCCAGACCAACGGTCCCTTTCGCGATTGGAACGACCTGCGCCGCGTCCGCGGCATTGGCCCCAAAACGTTCGAGGGAATCAAACCCTTCTTACTCCCCCTGGCCGACCTGAACGCCACCGCAGGCCCCTAACCTCTCCGTTGCTAACTCCCCCGTTTCTTCGCACGGTCGTTGTCCTGCCGACTTTTACTTCCGGGCCCTTCCACCCGTTCAGTCGCATTGACATCCCGCAGACCACCCAACTACCATGCAACTTCACCCGAAACTTCGGGCGGTTAGCTCAGTTGGTTAGAGCGCCACTCTTACACAGTGGATGTCGTGGGTTCGAGTCCCCCACCGCCCATTCTTAACGCCCTTTGCCGCAACGACTTGCGGCTACCGTGATTTTGGGTAAATCGCTTGGGTAAAAGATTGGGTAAAAAGGGACGGCAAAAACGAAAAAGCCCGCCGAGTTCGGCGGGCTTTTTCGTTTTTAGTGCAACTAGCGCCTTGGCCGGCAGGGGCACTAGGTAAACTAGAATCACCACCGCTCACCCTGCCCAGGTGCCACATGGATTTCGATAAACTCACCACCGATCAGCTGCTGGAACTGATCCCGACACAGCAGCAGGATCAGACAAGGGAAGATGATCGCTGGGAATGCAAATCTGGGATTTACCTCGCTCCCGCTAAGAAGAACGAACTGAAAAAGGAGCTTGGCAAACAGGTCTCAGCCTTCGCCAATTCCGGTGGCGGCTTTCTGCTGTTCGGCCTGAGCAAAGAACGGGTGTGGGAGCCTTGCGTGGATACCGTTGGCCGTGAGCCAATGTCGGATGTTCTTGATCGATTGGTGGAACAGTCCGTGGACCAGCCGATTCGATCCTTCCGGGTTTATCGAATCCCGTTTACTGGTGATAAGTCGAAAGGGGCCTACCTAATTCACATCCAGGATTCACCGGCCGCTCCCCATCAAGCCAAAGAAGAGCGTCAGTATTACTATCGTATCGGTGCCCACAGTCTGCCGGCCCCACACTTCCACTTGGAACTGTTACGCAACCGGTTCACTAAGTCGGTGCTTCAGATCATGGATGTAACCGGTGTGCCCAAAGATGCGGACTTGAACACTGGCGTGATCGGCGTGGAAGTGCAAGTGAGAATAAAAAACATTTCCCGGCAAGCGACTACGGCGTGGGGGGTGCTCGTAAGAAACCTAACCGAAAACGAGGCGTGGACGATTCCCGGCGGCGGGATGAAAGACGGAGAAATGTTTTCGCAAGGGTCATCCGTCATCTTACCCGGCGAGACTCGATTGCTCACGTTTTATATTCGGGCTGGTATCGGCAAATTTACCGCCACCGCCACCCCACTGGTTGGCCTGTGGCAACAAGTGGCTCTCGAACTCTACCCGGTATCAAATAACCACACCGGGGCTCAATACATCTTGGGGCAATGGTCGAACGAGAAGTGGCGGGAGAGCTATGGTCGGTTCGATCAAGAGCTTCAGCAGGTATTAAGCAGAAACATCAACCGATAGCTGCGGAACGACAACGAACCTTTAATTGACGGAGCGACGATGACAGACGAAAACGGTCAGTGTGAAAATTGTGGGGCGGAATTAGTCCCCGTAGGTGAGCCAGAGAAACGGCCAGACGGTTCGATTTACGAACGGCTGCTCTGTGCAATTGCGAAAGCAGAACCCGCCTCGGCGGATGTGGAGTGTGCCAAGTTCGTCGGCCACATCATACCCGCCCAACGGTAACAAAAGCCCGCCGAACTCGGCGGGACCGAAATGCTTTTTTCCGCTAACTCAAGGGAAGTCTCGATGGAAAGCGAAAGCAGCCCGAAGCTGGATGCACTGTTTGCTAAGTACAACGTCAAGTTTCGGGATCGAGATACAGAAGTCAGGGGGCTAACGCTCCGACCGATTCACTTTGCTCTCGCCGAAGTTTACATCAAGGCACATTACCGTTTCTGTGCGGTGCTTCTACAGGAAGCCGGAGAGCGAGATGCACAAGAACGGCAAGATCACGAACGACATTTACGGGATGCTGAGAAACAGGCAGCGGAAAATCAGATTGAACTCGAATTCTTGAAAATTCCAAAATTTGAAGCAATCAACGATGCGCAGTTTGCCGCCAAACTGCTCGATGCTGATGAGCTTACTAACGCTATCCTTCCCTGAAAACGAGTCCAACGCAAACAGGCCCGCTATTTCTGCGGGCCTGTTGCTTGAATCTTGATCCTTCCGAGAGCCTTAGCCGCTATCCCCCGCACTACCTGAGTTTCAATCCGAGCGGCGAAAGGTCCGAGCAATAGGGAATTCGCTTTGCCCGATCATCGCCGCCGATATCTTCGGCAAGATGATGCGGGCGGGGCTTATTTGATCGGATTGCAACAACTGGTAGAATGCTGCAAACCCAAAAAGAAAGCAAGCAGTGTTCGACAAGCAGACAGTCTTGGTGCTAGGAGCGGGAGCAAGTTGCCAATACGGATATCCGCTCGGTGGAAAACTGGTGGAAGACCTGATTGGGCTTCACAACAATGAGTTTATGCGCAATGAGTTAGCCCTCATAGGCAAGACTTGTGAGCATTACAAGGTCTTTGAACAGGTTCTCAAAGAGGCAATGCCACCCTCGATTGATTTCTTCCTCGAAACTCGGCCTGACTTTATCGAGATGGGCAAGCTGGCAATAGCTTATAAGATTCTTGTCCATGAAGGTCCAAATATCACTGCACGTGGAATAAAGAGTGCGTGGTATCACATGCTTCTTGACGCACTTGGGAACACCCCTGCAAAGATCATAGCCAACAAACTGTCGATAGTTACATTCAACTATGACCGAAGCCTTGAACACTTTTTGCACACGGCGATAAAGGCCCGTTTCAATCTCAATGACGTTCAGGCTGCCGAGGTCGTTGCGTCAATTCCAATTGTCCATGTCTATGGCCAGATTGGTCTTCTTCCGTGGCAGAAGGGAGCAGATGATGCGAAACTGCCTTGGGGTTGCGCTGGCACAACTGGCACTGCGCTAAAAGCATCCAAATCTATCAAGATCATTTGTGAAGAGAACACCCATGAATCGCCTACGCTGGTACAGTCTCGACAACTGCTGGCGGAGGCAGACACGACATACATCCTAGGCTTCGGCTTTCACGAGGAGAATTGCTTGCGGCTAGGACTAGATCAGAAGTCAGGCTCACGACAAGGAGGAAGGTACGGCCTATCCGACGCAAGAGTTTATATTCTTGAGCAGAAGTACGGGCTTAAACTGCATGGGCAACAAGACTCAGATATTCCGTGGCTTCTCGAAAATTGCAAGCGATATCTCGCTTCTTCAAGCGGCTAACCGATCAGCCTTACCGTATCGTCGAAGCGGGCTTGAATGTGCAAGTCCTTTGACCGGCCTCTGATTGCTTGGCGAAGGAACACTTCCAAATCTTTGTCGCCTAGCAGCAAAACCATTCCCTTGCGCTGATCGTGAATCTTCTTGATGTGGTGGTAATAGTGCGATTCCTTCGGATCGCCTCGAAAACAGACGATGCAGAAGTTGCCGCAGGCTCCACCCATGTAATACTGTGCTTGGTGAAAATCGTCAGCCCCGAGGTCGGTGTAGTTTTTGCATTCCCAAATCACTTGGGTTGCCTGATAGTTCGGATGCGTCTTCATCATTTGAAAGAAGCCTTCGTGCGCAACGTTGGCAACGATCCAATCCTTGATCGTAATCCCGTTGATGTCCCGTGACTTGCCCTGAACGTTGTTTAGCCAAAGGAAAAAGCAGAGCCGCAAAACTTCGCCAACAAAATCTTCGTACTCGCTTGCTCCGGGTTTACCATGTTGGATGTTGGCGAGTTGCTTCAACATCGCTTGAAGTTTGTCGGTGTACCCTTGCAGTTCGTACCCCTCGGGCAATTCGAGAACAAGCCCCTCAAACTGTAACGAGGTATCTTTCAACGAGGTAACAACAGCCTCTCGAAGATCGAGCGCCGGAACGTAACAAGGATGAATGATGACGTTTGCGCCGCCGTCGATTGAAGGGGCATCGGGCGATGCTTCGTAAGTCCGATAAGTGACAACGCCCTTGTTGCTGATGCCTGCGAAGCCGATGTTGTACAGCAAAGTTGCGAATCGGAATGGCTGACTGTGGGCATTTACCCATTCGCCGCAATGCTTCTGAATCTCGGGTTCAACTAGAATCTTTTGAATGAACTCGGTCAGCGCCGGAATGGTGAACGAGTTGCCGAGGCCATGAAAACGACCGAGAACTAGCGCTAGTTGCGGATAGTTTTCGGAGTATTCATCACCCACTTCCTTCAGTCGATTCAATGAAAACTTGCGCCGAGCAACTTCGAGGTCTGCCTTGGTCACTTTGGAACGTCGGTGCGATTGAGCTTCTTGTACCGCCTCGTTGCAGAAAACGAGAATGTCTCTCGGTCGATGTTGGCAGTAGTTCAGAACGTAGCGACTAGAGGACACGCCGTCGATCTGCTCGAAGAACGCATCCCACGCCTGCCCGGTTGGAGGGGCGGTGTTGACGGCAACTTTGAGCCGCCGTTCCACCATTTCTACAAGCAATTCTTCCGTCCAATCGAGCGAAACAACTGCCGTCTCCAAACGTGTGAACTCAGTGTCAATCTGCCGAACTCGTTGGAACAGATTCTCACGGCAAAATAAAATCGGATGAACGAAATTGCACTTGGAAGCCATGTCAACGCATGCATGCATCAACGCTTTGAGCAGCACAACCGCCAATTCCGAGCCGTTCCAAGTGTCGTCAATCTTGTCTATGAGCAAAAGCAAATCGGACTTTGGGCCGAGGCTTTCTCTCATCGTGGCCATCATGTGCAAGACTTCTTTTGAGCGGTTGCGCAGTTTGATCCAACCTCTGTCATCATGTTTCCGAACGGCCTCTTGGCCTTGCTCTACGAAGTGCAGCAACCTCGAATCAAAATCGAACTCTTCGATGAAGTTGCGTTCTGACCGCAACTTATCGGGAAACGCTTTGTAATCGGTCAAATTGCGCCGAACCCATTCGCTCAACACTTCATCGAGCATCGCTCGTTGGAAGCAGGCAACCAATGCGTGAAACGCTTGTTGCTTCGTGTCCCGAACTTCATCGGTTGAAAGTGTGTTGGCGAGAGTTGCAAAAATCTCGGGATGCAGCGAAACGACGTTATCTTTCTTCGCTCCCAAGAAGATCGTGATTGCAGTTTTGCCCGTTCCCCGCCGCCCGATAAAAAACGACTTGGCTCGGCTTAGGTCAGTTGCGGCAATCAATGCGGGAGTCTGAACGAAAACGCCCGGCCTCGTCAAAACCGGATCATGTTCGGCGAAGGCTTGCCCTAGGTTAACTCGTTGCAAAGCGTCTTTCGGCAGAACATACGGTTTCGGTGTGCCGCCGTGATTGTTGCTCTTCCCCTTTGACACGATGCGCTCCAATCGCCTGCCCGAAGAATATCCCCCACTTTGGGCCGCATTGTCGCCGAAGCTGTCGAATTGAGCAACGCACAAACGAAAACACCCCGCCGACCTCGGCGGGGTGTTTGCCTATCTAAGATCGTTGCTGCTGTTCTCTACCCATTCCCAGTCCGCTGGCCCATGATCTTCGCAATGGCTTCCAGCGTCTTCCGGGCCGCTTCTAGCGAGCCACAGGCCGTTAGAAGCGCTCCCGCTGATTCGATGGCCACGAGACCATTATCAACGATACTTCCGCCGCTTGGTGCGATGCTGGCCGACTTTGGCTTCGGCCCACGCTTGCCCGGTTTCTTTCCAGCATTCTTCTTAGCGTTCGACTTTATAGTGGAAACGAACTGCGGCGAGACTGGATAGCCTTGGGCTGTAATAAAGTCTGCAACCTCTTTTGGTGACTTGTCGGGGAACTCGGCGACATACGCACGAATGAGTTCAGACTTGTTGACTTTGTTAGCGGACTTCTTCTTAGCCATGTGCTGCGAAACTCCAATGATGCTGTCGGTAAACCAATTCTCAATGCTAGTTGCTGACTCCTGATACGACAACCAAACCCTAGTATTCCTCCGGCAGCAAAATCGTCGTCGCCTCTCGCCGCCCCTGATCGTCAGTAGCCTCGGTAATGATCCAAATTTTTACGCCGAGTTTCGTCCGATACGCCGAGAGGAGTCGGCTGCCGTCTTTCAGGGATTCATCGTTGGCCAACTTGTCATCTTCGCAGACTTCTCCCCAGTCCCTCGATTGATGACGGGCAAGGAACTGCGCCGGCCCTTGGCCGGCTAGTTCCAGAGCCGAAAGTGCGCCGGGTGTTGCGACA
Above is a window of Anatilimnocola aggregata DNA encoding:
- the purD gene encoding phosphoribosylamine--glycine ligase, which codes for MRVLVIGNGGREHALAWKLRQSSRVTQVFIAPGNAGTLEEGENVAIAANDIPGLIKFAQTAKIDLTVVGPEGPLVEGVVDAFQAAKLRVFGPSRAAAQLEGSKIFCKEMLRHADVPSADFHVFKSPEAAQRFILDRYPSEDESVPVVVKADGLAAGKGVIVCQRRRDALDAIDRIARKREFGDAGKQFIIEDRLDGQEASVLAFTDGRTIVTLPPAQDHKPAYDGDKGPNTGGMGAYCPAHIVDDRMLSWIEEHMLVPTVHAMKRSRQPFKGVLYAGIMLTNQGPRVLEYNVRLGDPECQPLLMRLQTDLVDVIEATIDGKLDELGPLKWDPRPAVCVVMASEGYPGDYEKGRQIRGLDEAGALPDVKVFHSGTALVDNKVVTNGGRVLAVTALGNTLAAAKLQAYTAVKCIRWPGAWCRKDISDKARLPPKEDTWRDKPRR
- a CDS encoding ComEA family DNA-binding protein; its protein translation is MPRPPSAPNNGPRWSLRLADQGTAAVILLVALGYIGVHWWRHQQAESRLVDIDRTPVLVAKFQIDINAADWPEFALLPGVGEVLAKRIVDDRQTNGPFRDWNDLRRVRGIGPKTFEGIKPFLLPLADLNATAGP
- a CDS encoding AlbA family DNA-binding domain-containing protein; protein product: MDFDKLTTDQLLELIPTQQQDQTREDDRWECKSGIYLAPAKKNELKKELGKQVSAFANSGGGFLLFGLSKERVWEPCVDTVGREPMSDVLDRLVEQSVDQPIRSFRVYRIPFTGDKSKGAYLIHIQDSPAAPHQAKEERQYYYRIGAHSLPAPHFHLELLRNRFTKSVLQIMDVTGVPKDADLNTGVIGVEVQVRIKNISRQATTAWGVLVRNLTENEAWTIPGGGMKDGEMFSQGSSVILPGETRLLTFYIRAGIGKFTATATPLVGLWQQVALELYPVSNNHTGAQYILGQWSNEKWRESYGRFDQELQQVLSRNINR
- a CDS encoding P-loop ATPase, Sll1717 family, with the translated sequence MSKGKSNNHGGTPKPYVLPKDALQRVNLGQAFAEHDPVLTRPGVFVQTPALIAATDLSRAKSFFIGRRGTGKTAITIFLGAKKDNVVSLHPEIFATLANTLSTDEVRDTKQQAFHALVACFQRAMLDEVLSEWVRRNLTDYKAFPDKLRSERNFIEEFDFDSRLLHFVEQGQEAVRKHDDRGWIKLRNRSKEVLHMMATMRESLGPKSDLLLLIDKIDDTWNGSELAVVLLKALMHACVDMASKCNFVHPILFCRENLFQRVRQIDTEFTRLETAVVSLDWTEELLVEMVERRLKVAVNTAPPTGQAWDAFFEQIDGVSSSRYVLNYCQHRPRDILVFCNEAVQEAQSHRRSKVTKADLEVARRKFSLNRLKEVGDEYSENYPQLALVLGRFHGLGNSFTIPALTEFIQKILVEPEIQKHCGEWVNAHSQPFRFATLLYNIGFAGISNKGVVTYRTYEASPDAPSIDGGANVIIHPCYVPALDLREAVVTSLKDTSLQFEGLVLELPEGYELQGYTDKLQAMLKQLANIQHGKPGASEYEDFVGEVLRLCFFLWLNNVQGKSRDINGITIKDWIVANVAHEGFFQMMKTHPNYQATQVIWECKNYTDLGADDFHQAQYYMGGACGNFCIVCFRGDPKESHYYHHIKKIHDQRKGMVLLLGDKDLEVFLRQAIRGRSKDLHIQARFDDTVRLIG